In Candidatus Atribacteria bacterium ADurb.Bin276, the following proteins share a genomic window:
- the coaBC gene encoding Coenzyme A biosynthesis bifunctional protein CoaBC has protein sequence MNIYYPPLFWKNKKILFGITGGISAYKVAGFISHLVQAGSDIQVIMTEAAKKFVGENTFNALTRRPVYSSLFESGEKILHIHLMREYDYLVVAPATANIIGKMAGGIGDDLLSSCFLVDPKKIILVPAMNVDMWGNPIVQENLKKLIAIGVRVMNPSSGSLACGETGAGRLPDQEEFIENLYYFLSSYRSLQGKRALITAGPTREYIDPIRYLTNSSSGLMGCSLAAAARAHGAEVTLIGGPMSVRIPSGVDYLPIVSTQDLETATLKQFDKMDICIMTAAVADYRPSITSPIKIKKQGKSEIALSLTQNPDILSELGQKKAAQLLVGFCAEDGDIVSEARRKLQQKNCDVMIANRILPGESGFEVNKNKAWLLNKNGALIDIPLMDKMELAETIVNYLVSLYFT, from the coding sequence ATGAATATTTATTATCCACCGTTGTTTTGGAAGAATAAAAAAATTCTTTTTGGAATTACTGGTGGAATTTCTGCCTATAAAGTAGCTGGTTTTATCAGCCATCTGGTTCAAGCAGGATCGGATATCCAAGTCATTATGACTGAGGCAGCCAAGAAATTTGTAGGAGAAAATACCTTCAACGCATTAACCCGTAGGCCGGTTTATTCCAGTCTATTTGAATCCGGCGAAAAAATTCTCCATATTCATTTAATGAGAGAATATGATTATTTGGTAGTTGCACCAGCAACTGCGAATATCATCGGCAAAATGGCCGGGGGAATTGGTGATGACCTGTTAAGCAGCTGTTTTTTGGTTGATCCGAAGAAAATCATTTTAGTTCCGGCTATGAATGTTGACATGTGGGGTAACCCAATCGTGCAAGAAAATTTAAAAAAACTCATTGCGATCGGGGTACGGGTCATGAATCCCTCTTCCGGATCTTTAGCTTGCGGTGAAACCGGGGCGGGGCGTCTTCCCGATCAAGAGGAGTTTATAGAAAACCTTTACTACTTCCTTAGTTCTTATCGATCTCTACAAGGGAAAAGAGCATTGATTACTGCCGGACCAACTCGGGAATATATTGATCCCATCCGTTATCTAACCAATTCTTCCAGTGGCCTGATGGGCTGTTCGCTGGCGGCTGCTGCTCGAGCCCATGGAGCCGAGGTAACTTTGATTGGTGGTCCAATGTCGGTGAGAATTCCATCCGGAGTTGATTACCTTCCAATCGTTTCAACCCAGGACTTAGAAACTGCGACTCTCAAACAATTTGATAAAATGGATATTTGTATCATGACCGCTGCGGTTGCTGATTATCGACCTTCAATTACCTCTCCAATAAAGATAAAAAAGCAGGGTAAAAGTGAAATTGCTCTAAGTTTAACTCAAAATCCTGATATTCTTTCCGAACTAGGCCAAAAGAAAGCAGCTCAATTATTAGTCGGATTCTGTGCTGAAGATGGAGATATTGTCTCGGAAGCTCGTCGAAAATTACAGCAAAAGAATTGTGATGTGATGATTGCCAATCGTATTTTACCAGGAGAAAGTGGTTTCGAAGTGAATAAAAATAAAGCTTGGCTTCTCAATAAGAATGGTGCATTGATTGATATTCCTTTAATGGATAAAATGGAATTGGCTGAAACGATTGTGAACTACCTGGTTTCTCTTTATTTTACATGA
- the gmk gene encoding Guanylate kinase gives MPGLLFVLSGPSGAGKSTVRKAVMEQCEGLKYSISYTTRLRREGEREAIDYYFVDDETFQHMKENHLFIEWAKVHGNFYGTPRLKMEEWLQRGFDVILEIDVQGALQVKRNYPQGIFVFIAPPSLETLGERLRNRKTDREDVIYLRMMNALIEMKSIQDYDYLIINNVLKETVHKFHSVIIAERCRIRYGDDETQELLSE, from the coding sequence ATGCCCGGCCTTCTTTTTGTTCTTTCTGGACCATCTGGTGCTGGAAAAAGTACCGTAAGAAAGGCGGTAATGGAACAGTGTGAAGGTCTGAAATATTCTATTTCTTACACAACCCGCTTAAGACGAGAAGGAGAACGAGAGGCAATTGATTACTATTTTGTCGATGATGAAACCTTTCAGCACATGAAAGAGAACCATCTGTTTATTGAATGGGCCAAGGTTCATGGTAACTTTTATGGAACACCTCGTTTAAAAATGGAGGAGTGGTTGCAGAGAGGATTTGATGTCATATTAGAAATTGACGTACAGGGAGCTCTCCAAGTAAAAAGAAATTACCCTCAGGGAATTTTTGTTTTTATTGCTCCACCATCCTTAGAAACTCTTGGAGAACGTCTTCGTAATCGTAAAACTGATCGAGAAGATGTTATTTATCTGAGGATGATGAATGCTTTGATTGAAATGAAATCGATTCAGGATTATGATTATTTGATAATTAATAATGTTCTTAAAGAAACCGTTCATAAATTCCATTCAGTTATTATTGCCGAGCGTTGTCGTATTCGTTATGGAGATGATGAGACACAAGAACTTTTATCAGAATGA
- a CDS encoding DNA-directed RNA polymerase subunit omega, with protein sequence MLSIDELIKKTGNRYYLTTLVAKRSKQLNQGAKPLIENQQPAKPLFIALKEVAEDKIKWSKETA encoded by the coding sequence ATGCTGTCCATTGATGAATTGATCAAGAAAACTGGGAACCGTTATTATTTAACCACCCTGGTGGCTAAGCGTTCCAAACAACTTAATCAAGGTGCCAAACCTTTGATTGAAAATCAACAACCAGCCAAACCACTTTTTATTGCTTTAAAAGAGGTTGCTGAGGATAAAATTAAGTGGTCTAAGGAAACGGCATGA